One stretch of Burkholderiales bacterium DNA includes these proteins:
- the nudC gene encoding NAD(+) diphosphatase, which produces MQMILSAPERFVASCVPPRRLDSPVLWFVFQGSQILVQAAPQGVRIPQARSLADLGLASVRSQYLGALGNVPCFTAEVEESSPAPPGMKWSGLRALFGALDDTVFALAGRAFQIMDWDRSHQFCGRCGTPTQLKPGERARACPRCGQLHYPRIAPAVMALVRRGRDFLLARSPHFPPGMYSALAGFSEPGETLEQTLTREVEEEVGIHVSNLRYFASQPWPFPHSLMIAFHCDYAGGELHPDPMEIEAADWFSAERLPQVLPSPISISRRLIEATLAELRNAR; this is translated from the coding sequence ATGCAGATGATCCTCTCCGCTCCGGAACGCTTCGTCGCATCCTGCGTGCCGCCGCGGCGGCTGGACTCGCCTGTCCTCTGGTTCGTGTTCCAGGGCAGTCAGATTCTGGTGCAAGCCGCGCCGCAGGGGGTGCGCATACCTCAGGCGCGTTCGCTCGCCGATCTGGGCCTCGCGTCGGTACGCTCGCAATATCTGGGCGCACTCGGCAACGTTCCGTGCTTCACCGCCGAGGTGGAAGAGAGCTCACCGGCGCCGCCGGGCATGAAGTGGTCCGGACTGCGCGCGCTGTTCGGCGCGCTGGATGACACGGTGTTCGCGCTGGCCGGCCGCGCCTTCCAGATCATGGACTGGGACCGCTCGCACCAGTTCTGCGGCCGTTGCGGCACGCCGACGCAGCTCAAGCCCGGCGAGCGCGCGCGTGCATGCCCGCGCTGCGGGCAGCTTCACTATCCGCGCATCGCGCCGGCGGTGATGGCGCTGGTGCGCAGGGGTCGCGACTTCCTGCTGGCCCGCTCGCCGCACTTCCCGCCCGGCATGTACTCGGCGCTGGCCGGGTTCTCGGAACCGGGCGAGACGCTGGAACAGACGCTGACCCGCGAGGTCGAGGAAGAGGTCGGCATCCATGTATCCAATCTGCGCTATTTCGCCAGCCAGCCGTGGCCGTTTCCGCATTCGCTGATGATCGCGTTTCACTGCGACTACGCCGGGGGCGAACTGCACCCGGACCCGATGGAAATCGAGGCCGCGGACTGGTTCAGCGCCGAGCGGCTCCCGCAGGTGCTGCCCAGCCCGATCAGCATCTCGCGGCGGCTGATCGAAGCCACGCTGGCCGAGCTGAGAAACGCGCGCTAG
- a CDS encoding glutathione S-transferase, producing MLRIWGRDNSVNVQKALWVCEEMALPYERIDAGGTFGVVNTPQYRNLNPNGLVPTIEDDGFVLWESNAIVRYLAAKHSAGKLWPEDLKVRAEADKWMDWQTTTFWPTFRPLFWNMVRTPVDQRDEKAMEESRLRTGEILGYLDAHLRNRAFIAGEAFTMGDIPMGCAIWRWMSLPIEHPDQPNLRRWFDALTQRPAYKKVVMRPIT from the coding sequence ATGTTGCGAATCTGGGGCCGTGACAATTCGGTGAACGTCCAGAAAGCCCTGTGGGTATGCGAGGAGATGGCGCTGCCCTACGAGCGCATCGACGCCGGCGGCACCTTCGGTGTGGTCAATACGCCGCAGTACCGTAATCTCAATCCCAACGGTCTGGTTCCCACCATCGAGGACGACGGCTTCGTGCTGTGGGAGTCGAACGCCATCGTGCGCTACCTCGCGGCCAAGCACAGCGCGGGCAAGCTGTGGCCCGAGGATTTGAAGGTGCGCGCCGAAGCCGACAAGTGGATGGACTGGCAGACCACGACCTTCTGGCCGACCTTCCGCCCGTTGTTCTGGAACATGGTGCGCACGCCGGTCGACCAACGCGACGAGAAGGCGATGGAGGAGTCGCGGCTGCGCACCGGCGAGATCCTCGGCTATCTGGACGCGCATCTGAGGAACCGCGCGTTCATCGCGGGCGAAGCTTTTACCATGGGCGACATCCCGATGGGCTGCGCCATCTGGCGCTGGATGTCGCTGCCGATCGAGCACCCGGATCAGCCCAACCTCAGACGCTGGTTCGACGCGCTCACGCAACGCCCCGCCTACAAGAAAGTGGTGATGCGGCCGATCACCTGA